GGCAAGGGCAAGTCGACCGCGGCATTCGGTCTGGCGCTGCGCATGCTGGGTTATGGCCAGCGGGTTGGCGTCGTGCAGTTCATCAAGGGCGCCTGGCATTCGGGCGAGCAGGACGCATTCGCCGCCTTCGGCGACCGCGCCGTCTGGCACACGATGGGCGAGGGCTTTACCTGGGAGACGCAGGACATCAAGCGCGACATCGCGGCCGCCGAAGCAGCCTGGGCTAAGGCGCAGGAACTGCTGGCCGACCCGACAATTGCGCTTGTCGTCCTCGACGAGCTCAATATCGCGCTGCGCTATGACTATCTCGATCTGGAAGCGGTGGTCGCGACGCTGAAGAACCGTCGCGAGGGGCTGCATGTCGTGGTCACCGGCCGCAACGCCAAGCCGGCGCTGGTCGAGGCTGCCGACCTCGTCACCGAGATGGGCGCGACCAAGCATCACTTCTCGGCCGGCGTGAAGGCGCAGAAGGGAATCGAGTTCTAGCGTCGCTGTGTCAGAGCCAGATGGCGAAGCCGATCAGGCCGATGGTGCCGACCAGGATGGCGTCGGCGGTCCAGTAGAGGCGGAGTGCCGCTCGGATATCGCGGGCATTGGCGTCACGGCGGCCGCCCGCGCCCATGAAGGCGTCCTCGACCAAAACGCCGCCATAGGCGCGAGGGCCGGCAAGAGCGAGGCCGAGCGCACCGGCCATTGCGGCCTCGGGCCAGCCGGCATTGGGTGAACGGTGTTTTTTGGCGTCGCGCCAGACGGCCTCCCAGCCGGCCTTCGGGTCGGCGCCGGGCACGAGGAAGGCGGCGAGCACGATGGCAAGTGCGGTCAGCCGCGAGGCCGGCAGGTTGATCAGATCGTCGAAACGGGCGGCGGCCCAGCCGAAGGCTTCGTGGCGACTGGTGCGGTGACCGATCATCGAATCGGCGGTGTTTGCCGCCTTGTAGGCAGCACCTCCGGCGAAACCTGTGATGGCAAGCCAGAAGGCAGGTGCAGTGATGCCGTCGGAGAAGTTTTCGGCCAGGCTCTCGATTGCGGCACGGCTGACGCCTGCTTCGTCGAGGCGTTCGGGGTCGCGGCCGACGATCTGCGACACCGCCTTGCGGCCGGCGAGGATGCCGCCGCTGTCGAGCGCGTCGGCGACCGCCTTCACATGGCTGCCGAGGCTGCGCTGGGCGACGAGGCTGGAAG
The nucleotide sequence above comes from Aminobacter aminovorans. Encoded proteins:
- the cbiB gene encoding adenosylcobinamide-phosphate synthase CbiB, encoding MSFPLAFLSLLFELGLGYPDRLVRAIGHPVIWIGKLISFLDTSLNRATDTDARRRFLGVVALAVIVTVPATIAFAMERLFGLLPFGMLLTAIAASSLVAQRSLGSHVKAVADALDSGGILAGRKAVSQIVGRDPERLDEAGVSRAAIESLAENFSDGITAPAFWLAITGFAGGAAYKAANTADSMIGHRTSRHEAFGWAAARFDDLINLPASRLTALAIVLAAFLVPGADPKAGWEAVWRDAKKHRSPNAGWPEAAMAGALGLALAGPRAYGGVLVEDAFMGAGGRRDANARDIRAALRLYWTADAILVGTIGLIGFAIWL
- the cobO gene encoding cob(I)yrinic acid a,c-diamide adenosyltransferase, with amino-acid sequence MKTIDDQEAERHRAKMAKRKAVQDAEVAGKTIVEKGLLIVNTGPGKGKSTAAFGLALRMLGYGQRVGVVQFIKGAWHSGEQDAFAAFGDRAVWHTMGEGFTWETQDIKRDIAAAEAAWAKAQELLADPTIALVVLDELNIALRYDYLDLEAVVATLKNRREGLHVVVTGRNAKPALVEAADLVTEMGATKHHFSAGVKAQKGIEF